The following proteins are encoded in a genomic region of Corynebacterium atypicum:
- a CDS encoding ABC transporter ATP-binding protein, translated as MSFAGRDVLDSVSVGFEAGRMHAVVGPNGCGKTTLIRVLCGSLKPAEGQVFIRATPITQLSARSIARTMAIVWQGGHVSADLTVHRLIAYGRYAHTPWWKQGIRRRDPAVDRAMELTGVGPLAHRRVASLSGGERQRVWIATALAQEPEILILDEPTTYLDIAHQLEVLELVRGLNASTGLTVFTVLHDLGQAARFCDRVLVLGNGTVRADGPPRVALDAASIEANFRVDAWVTSDPERGYPVIAPRRTISAPASTTTSTTTSNTASTRTSSTTSTGTSSTTERKP; from the coding sequence GTGAGTTTTGCGGGCCGCGACGTCTTGGACTCGGTCAGCGTCGGCTTCGAGGCGGGCCGCATGCACGCGGTGGTGGGCCCGAATGGCTGCGGGAAGACGACGCTCATCCGGGTGTTGTGCGGCTCGTTGAAGCCCGCTGAGGGGCAGGTGTTTATCCGCGCCACGCCCATCACCCAGCTGAGCGCCCGGAGCATCGCACGCACGATGGCCATCGTCTGGCAGGGCGGCCACGTCAGCGCAGATCTGACGGTGCACCGGTTGATTGCTTATGGCCGCTATGCGCATACGCCTTGGTGGAAGCAGGGGATCAGGAGGCGGGACCCGGCGGTCGACCGCGCGATGGAGTTGACCGGCGTGGGGCCGTTGGCGCATCGGCGGGTGGCCTCGCTTTCTGGTGGGGAGCGCCAGCGCGTGTGGATTGCCACCGCGTTGGCGCAGGAGCCGGAGATCCTCATTCTTGACGAGCCGACGACGTACCTGGACATCGCCCATCAGCTGGAGGTTCTGGAGCTGGTGCGCGGCCTCAACGCCAGTACCGGGCTCACGGTGTTCACGGTGTTGCACGATCTGGGCCAGGCTGCGCGTTTCTGCGACCGCGTCCTCGTTCTGGGCAACGGCACGGTGCGCGCCGATGGTCCGCCGCGGGTGGCTCTCGACGCCGCGTCTATCGAGGCGAATTTCCGGGTGGATGCTTGGGTGACTAGCGACCCGGAGCGCGGGTACCCGGTGATCGCTCCGCGCCGGACGATCTCTGCTCCCGCGTCAACCACGACGTCAACCACGACGTCAAACACCGCGTCAACCAGGACGTCATCCACAACATCGACCGGGACGTCATCCACAACAGAGAGGAAGCCATGA
- a CDS encoding ABC transporter substrate-binding protein, producing MRSFDDLADTYKAFGVLGGDEQKASEAMQKIEADTLAVAEKIPDSPEAQRSTAVIFYAGGNIALKLENSIVGQMLHVLGVKNIATGLTPANPGSETAPLDIEAIIAKQPDSVLITSMSSSNEEAKDAVTKEFSSNNGWKAIDAVRENKVSFLPQQYFLYNAGPYYADALKYLSATIYPETFGEPVEP from the coding sequence GTGCGTTCGTTCGATGACCTCGCCGATACGTACAAGGCGTTCGGCGTGCTCGGCGGGGATGAGCAGAAGGCCTCGGAGGCCATGCAGAAGATCGAGGCTGACACGCTGGCCGTCGCTGAGAAGATTCCGGATTCTCCTGAGGCCCAGCGGAGTACGGCGGTAATTTTCTACGCCGGTGGCAACATTGCGCTCAAGCTGGAGAATTCGATCGTGGGGCAAATGCTGCACGTCCTCGGCGTTAAGAACATTGCAACCGGGCTCACCCCGGCTAACCCGGGCTCGGAGACGGCTCCTCTCGATATTGAGGCCATCATCGCCAAGCAGCCGGATTCCGTCCTCATCACGTCAATGAGCTCGTCGAACGAAGAGGCTAAAGACGCCGTGACCAAGGAGTTTTCCTCTAACAACGGCTGGAAGGCGATCGACGCCGTGCGCGAGAACAAGGTGTCTTTCTTGCCCCAGCAGTACTTCCTCTACAACGCCGGGCCCTACTATGCCGACGCCCTGAAGTACCTCTCGGCCACCATCTACCCCGAGACTTTCGGTGAGCCCGTTGAGCCCTAG
- a CDS encoding FecCD family ABC transporter permease — translation MSDPAPSRLELRERAWYRAAVFAVLIAVLVASLLLGISVGSIRLSVPEIVTSIFGPDTFEWHRVVWDIRLPRVLIGALVGMNLAVAGVILQAVMGNPLADPGIIGISSGAGLAGMALLVVFPARQEALPLFAFVGALAAAFIIYVLAWRDGIQPIRVILAGVAVSALCGAGISAVMVLFSDMVQGTLNFMNGALIMKGWAEFRLLWPYSVIGLAFAVVAVSRLDVIVLGDDVARGLGMGVTANRIFLTAIAALLAASAVAAVGLLGFVGLIVPHIMRMVLSTSHRLLVPGSMLAGAGLVVLSDSLARSLFSPLEIPVGIIMSVIGVPFFLFLLRRAL, via the coding sequence ATGTCTGATCCCGCGCCCTCCCGCCTCGAGCTGAGGGAGCGGGCCTGGTACCGGGCGGCGGTCTTTGCGGTACTCATCGCTGTGCTCGTGGCCTCGCTGTTGTTGGGCATCTCGGTGGGCTCGATCCGGCTTTCGGTGCCGGAGATCGTCACCAGCATCTTCGGCCCGGATACCTTCGAGTGGCACCGCGTGGTGTGGGATATCCGTCTGCCCCGGGTGCTCATTGGCGCTCTGGTGGGGATGAACTTGGCCGTCGCTGGCGTGATTCTTCAGGCGGTGATGGGAAACCCGCTGGCAGATCCGGGGATCATCGGCATCTCTTCGGGTGCGGGCCTTGCCGGGATGGCGCTGCTCGTGGTGTTCCCGGCGCGCCAGGAGGCGTTGCCGTTGTTCGCCTTTGTGGGCGCACTGGCGGCTGCGTTCATCATTTACGTGCTTGCGTGGCGCGACGGTATTCAGCCGATCCGAGTGATCCTCGCGGGCGTGGCTGTCTCAGCGTTGTGCGGGGCTGGGATCAGCGCGGTGATGGTGCTGTTCTCCGACATGGTCCAGGGCACGTTGAACTTTATGAATGGCGCGCTCATCATGAAGGGCTGGGCAGAGTTCCGGCTGTTGTGGCCGTATTCGGTCATCGGATTGGCCTTTGCCGTGGTGGCCGTTTCCCGCCTGGACGTGATCGTTTTGGGTGATGACGTCGCGCGTGGCTTAGGCATGGGGGTGACCGCGAACCGCATTTTCCTCACCGCGATTGCCGCTCTGCTTGCGGCGAGCGCGGTGGCGGCGGTGGGGTTGCTGGGGTTTGTCGGGCTTATCGTGCCGCACATCATGCGCATGGTGCTGAGCACCTCGCACCGGCTTCTGGTTCCGGGGTCGATGCTCGCGGGCGCGGGCTTGGTGGTGCTTTCTGATTCTCTTGCCCGCTCACTGTTCAGCCCGCTGGAGATCCCGGTGGGCATCATCATGAGCGTGATCGGGGTGCCGTTCTTTCTCTTCTTGCTGCGGAGGGCGCTATGA
- a CDS encoding VWA domain-containing protein, with product MSATSLFPFSAIVGQDDMRLALVLAAVDPSIGGVLIRGEKGTAKSTVARALARHLPQGRMLTLPLGVTEDRVVGGLDLERTLKQGAPVFTPGLLAAADGGILYVDEVNLLDEHIADLTLDAAASGRVLVEREGFSAAMDARFCLVGTMNPEEGALRPQLIDRFGLCVDVSGETDLQRRALIVRRRLDFERDPRAFIEHFRAAEERLGADIRRARSAHVQLSAGTYELIAQVAQVSGAAGHRAELTLAKAACALAALRGNAEAGRAEVTAVTDLVLAHRARAGAEPEDRAHYSGHPPDRNASTSENDRREQPARTAQQPPAQQASEPGAALQAETRPAHDAGEPASETGKPHAAEPGRGQGGAGKHAAEASAEPRVSGVGESYAVRNLEAAASAQTRARAGKRQEVASDDGRGRYVSSRPTDQAFDLAFDATLRAAAPYQRARRARLDAGDPRAGMAVLIHRADWRRKVRTRKAGSLVLICVDASGSMGAKGRMLASKGAVLSLLLDAYVKRDQVGLVAFGGNGARVLVPPTSSIELAQSRLEGLATGGRTPLAAGLAVSAQLAEKERNRHPGLSPLIVLVTDGRANVTLSGEVSRSAGAEARELARAVGQRGGASWVVVDTERPAASRGDARSLAAALHARYLPIAHLRADDLLGVVHTFQGE from the coding sequence GTGAGCGCTACTTCCCTTTTCCCGTTTTCTGCGATCGTCGGCCAGGACGATATGCGCCTGGCCTTGGTGCTGGCCGCCGTGGATCCCTCGATAGGCGGCGTGCTCATTCGTGGGGAAAAGGGGACGGCCAAGTCGACGGTGGCCCGCGCGCTGGCGCGGCACCTGCCGCAGGGCCGGATGCTCACGCTGCCGCTGGGGGTGACCGAGGATCGCGTGGTCGGCGGCCTGGACCTCGAGCGGACCTTGAAGCAGGGCGCGCCTGTGTTCACGCCGGGCCTGCTCGCGGCGGCTGACGGCGGCATCCTCTACGTCGACGAGGTGAACCTCCTCGACGAGCACATCGCGGACCTGACTCTTGACGCCGCGGCGTCTGGCAGGGTCCTGGTGGAGCGCGAGGGCTTCTCCGCGGCTATGGACGCGCGTTTTTGCCTGGTGGGCACCATGAACCCGGAGGAGGGTGCGCTGCGCCCGCAGCTGATCGATCGCTTTGGGCTGTGTGTGGACGTTTCTGGCGAGACGGACCTGCAGCGCCGGGCGCTCATCGTGCGCAGGCGCCTGGACTTTGAGCGCGATCCGCGGGCCTTCATCGAGCACTTCCGCGCCGCGGAGGAGCGCCTGGGCGCCGATATTCGGCGCGCCCGCAGCGCGCACGTGCAGCTGAGCGCCGGAACGTACGAGCTGATCGCACAGGTGGCGCAGGTCTCGGGCGCTGCCGGGCACCGCGCGGAGCTGACGCTGGCTAAGGCAGCGTGCGCGCTTGCGGCGCTGCGCGGCAACGCGGAGGCCGGCCGCGCGGAGGTGACCGCCGTGACCGACTTGGTGCTCGCCCACCGGGCGCGCGCGGGCGCCGAGCCCGAAGATCGTGCACACTATAGTGGGCATCCACCCGATCGCAACGCCTCTACCAGCGAGAATGATCGCCGCGAACAACCTGCCCGCACCGCGCAGCAGCCGCCAGCACAGCAGGCCTCGGAGCCGGGGGCGGCGCTGCAGGCAGAAACAAGGCCCGCGCACGATGCCGGCGAGCCGGCGTCGGAAACCGGGAAACCGCACGCTGCGGAGCCTGGCCGGGGTCAAGGGGGCGCGGGCAAGCACGCCGCCGAAGCCTCTGCCGAGCCGCGCGTAAGTGGCGTGGGCGAGTCGTACGCCGTGCGCAACCTGGAGGCGGCGGCGTCGGCGCAGACCCGGGCGCGGGCGGGCAAGCGCCAGGAGGTCGCCTCCGATGATGGCCGCGGGCGCTACGTCAGCTCCAGGCCCACGGATCAGGCGTTTGACCTTGCCTTTGACGCCACGCTACGTGCCGCCGCCCCGTACCAGCGTGCCCGCCGGGCCCGCCTTGACGCCGGCGACCCGCGTGCGGGCATGGCCGTGCTGATTCACCGCGCAGACTGGCGGCGCAAGGTGCGCACCCGCAAGGCGGGCTCGTTGGTGCTCATCTGCGTGGACGCGTCCGGCTCGATGGGCGCGAAGGGCCGCATGCTCGCCTCGAAGGGTGCGGTGCTCTCGCTGCTACTCGACGCCTACGTGAAGCGCGACCAGGTGGGGCTAGTCGCCTTTGGCGGCAACGGCGCGCGCGTGCTGGTGCCGCCGACCTCGTCGATCGAGCTCGCCCAATCCCGCCTCGAAGGGCTCGCCACCGGTGGGCGCACTCCCCTGGCCGCGGGCCTAGCGGTGAGCGCCCAGCTCGCAGAAAAGGAAAGGAACCGCCACCCCGGGCTTAGCCCACTGATCGTGCTGGTGACCGACGGCCGGGCCAACGTCACGCTTTCCGGGGAGGTCAGCCGCTCAGCCGGCGCGGAGGCCCGCGAGCTTGCCCGGGCGGTTGGCCAGCGCGGCGGGGCCAGCTGGGTGGTCGTGGATACTGAGCGCCCGGCCGCCTCCCGCGGTGATGCCCGGTCGCTGGCGGCGGCCTTGCACGCCCGCTACCTACCCATCGCTCATCTACGCGCCGACGATCTGCTCGGCGTAGTGCACACGTTCCAAGGAGAATGA
- a CDS encoding cobaltochelatase subunit CobN, whose amino-acid sequence MKVAVISHFHEGLRGLMAAAARLNRACPGWGALRVFDATSPVGEAEAGSIRGVLECADALVVDLPRAHPSWQALAGSVLPGARGFVVGHDPVTLAHVRVGSSQPAENLRRSAEVMEAYRRMAPGDADYVLVLLVGAYGGNADVEVRKPAVRPEGMYLADPVRGVRFDSRAEFEADAASRNAAPGPDIAREPEDVIVVLFNGYSFPTNPEPVAGEVVEALRPYARVVPVAVETDPAHSIEPLRGLLTREGYRPDLIVNTMAFRLGAGPMGGDVDAGEGLLRELDAPLVHTIQLSQYSVDEWHSSHSLSPSEVLVSVMLPEFDGTVCQIPVAAKVMVPPPEGAPQGAIATADMAVIPEQMARLVGRVRTLLRLRRLANQDKRVALIGYDYPAGEGALLAAAQLDVARSIEAILGRLAAEGYRTHKVAAEQIRADLLAKGVNDPAYGTAKDPTLYPREQMWADLANERARAEVAAHWRGREELPMVDAGGDFLIPGVEYGNVFVGVQPGRARVEDSHTAHDDTTPPHPQYLAYYTWLREVWKADVVVHVGTHGTFEFLKSRENAVSVRDFPDLMLADLPHVYLYYISNPAEGLAVRRRAHGVLVSYQPTLMVGGCVPEQIARIDSLLDAYRRGADMTPQNLEDLAEDIRELASQAHLPTDPLELEAEVERMKARLVPMGLHVFGAVFDAEQIRLMTRALLAAGHDDVAPAFERMARLDGLTTAEVDRLGDREIRVYEQRAMELVDRALAGAELAESEVGRGIVQEARAVARAWRTNDEWSGLLRALSGRHIAARLGGDPIRTPDVLPSGSSLYQFDPRQVPSPLARRRGEQMAQQLKEAYAREHEGQAPRVASIVLWGLETTRTHGETYAQIMSLIGVRPVAHARPGRRRWEVIPTEELEGPRCDVVVTISGFFRDLFPILIDELDDMFAAVSALDEPAEVNPIAARTRATHEQMVAAGFSTNEAEELAHVRLFGPKPGLYSGGLTGVVEDGAWETRQDLADSFVAGLEHVYSKGRHGERVGELYGSHLAHVDVVSQLRSNNEYSIVDLDHYFEFLDGMSAAVTSSRGQAVTTVVADTTGRRVQTTSASDAARAGLYAQLLNPAWQEAMLDHGHQGVGEVYARTTNLLGLAATTAQMGSWMFDAVFDTYIGDAEILARLRELNPHASASIAARLVEAARRDLWQATEKQLDALDAAQFEIDTQLEGATGEGGDSWEH is encoded by the coding sequence ATGAAAGTCGCCGTCATCTCACACTTCCACGAGGGGTTGCGCGGCCTCATGGCCGCCGCCGCCCGCCTTAACCGCGCGTGCCCCGGCTGGGGCGCGCTCCGGGTGTTCGACGCGACGTCGCCAGTCGGTGAGGCGGAGGCGGGCAGTATCCGCGGGGTGCTGGAGTGTGCTGACGCGCTCGTGGTCGATCTGCCGCGCGCGCACCCGTCCTGGCAGGCGCTGGCGGGCTCGGTGCTGCCAGGCGCGCGGGGCTTTGTGGTTGGGCACGATCCGGTGACGTTGGCGCACGTGCGGGTGGGTAGCTCGCAGCCGGCGGAGAATTTGCGGCGCAGCGCGGAGGTGATGGAAGCTTATCGACGCATGGCGCCAGGCGACGCCGACTACGTCTTGGTGCTGCTTGTGGGAGCGTACGGCGGGAACGCGGACGTTGAGGTACGCAAGCCGGCGGTGCGCCCGGAGGGGATGTACCTCGCGGATCCGGTGCGCGGTGTGCGGTTTGATTCGCGCGCAGAGTTCGAGGCGGACGCCGCCAGCAGGAACGCCGCGCCGGGGCCTGATATCGCGCGCGAGCCCGAGGACGTGATCGTCGTCTTGTTTAACGGCTACTCCTTCCCCACTAACCCGGAGCCGGTGGCCGGCGAGGTGGTCGAGGCGTTGCGTCCGTACGCGCGCGTCGTTCCTGTGGCCGTGGAGACTGACCCGGCTCATTCGATCGAGCCGTTGCGGGGGCTGCTGACCAGGGAGGGGTACCGCCCGGATCTCATCGTTAATACGATGGCTTTCCGGTTGGGCGCGGGCCCGATGGGCGGGGACGTGGACGCTGGCGAGGGGCTGCTGCGCGAGCTGGATGCCCCGCTGGTGCACACGATTCAGCTCTCGCAGTACTCGGTGGATGAGTGGCATTCGAGCCATTCGCTTTCGCCTTCTGAGGTGCTCGTTTCCGTCATGCTGCCGGAGTTTGATGGCACGGTGTGCCAGATTCCGGTGGCGGCGAAGGTGATGGTTCCGCCGCCGGAGGGCGCGCCGCAGGGCGCGATCGCTACGGCGGATATGGCGGTGATCCCGGAGCAGATGGCGCGCTTGGTCGGCCGCGTGCGCACGCTGTTGCGGCTGCGTCGGCTGGCCAACCAGGATAAGCGGGTAGCGCTGATCGGCTATGACTACCCGGCTGGTGAGGGCGCGCTGTTGGCGGCGGCCCAGCTGGATGTTGCCCGGTCGATCGAGGCGATCCTGGGGCGTTTGGCGGCGGAGGGCTACCGCACCCATAAGGTTGCGGCCGAGCAGATTCGCGCCGATTTGTTGGCTAAGGGCGTCAATGACCCCGCTTATGGCACCGCCAAAGACCCGACGCTCTACCCGCGTGAGCAGATGTGGGCGGACCTGGCCAACGAGCGCGCCCGCGCGGAGGTGGCCGCGCACTGGCGGGGCCGCGAGGAGCTGCCCATGGTGGATGCGGGCGGGGACTTCCTTATCCCGGGCGTGGAGTACGGCAACGTTTTTGTGGGGGTGCAGCCGGGCCGGGCCCGGGTGGAGGACTCGCACACGGCTCACGATGACACGACTCCCCCGCACCCGCAGTACCTCGCGTATTACACGTGGCTGCGTGAGGTGTGGAAGGCGGACGTGGTGGTGCACGTGGGTACGCACGGCACGTTTGAGTTTTTGAAGTCACGGGAGAATGCCGTCTCGGTGCGCGACTTTCCTGACCTGATGCTTGCAGATCTACCGCATGTGTACCTGTATTACATCTCCAATCCGGCGGAGGGGTTGGCGGTGCGCCGCCGGGCGCACGGCGTGCTGGTGTCTTATCAGCCGACGTTGATGGTGGGCGGCTGCGTGCCGGAGCAGATCGCGCGGATCGATTCTTTGCTTGACGCCTACCGGCGGGGGGCTGACATGACGCCGCAGAACTTGGAGGATCTGGCCGAGGACATCCGCGAGTTGGCAAGCCAGGCGCACTTGCCCACCGATCCGCTGGAGCTGGAGGCTGAGGTGGAGCGGATGAAGGCGCGCCTGGTGCCCATGGGGTTGCATGTTTTTGGTGCGGTTTTTGACGCGGAGCAGATTCGGTTGATGACGCGCGCGCTGCTCGCAGCGGGTCATGATGACGTTGCCCCGGCGTTTGAGCGGATGGCCCGGTTGGACGGCTTGACTACCGCCGAGGTGGATCGGCTCGGCGACCGGGAGATTCGGGTGTATGAGCAGCGCGCGATGGAGTTGGTCGATCGGGCGCTTGCCGGCGCGGAGCTGGCGGAAAGTGAGGTGGGGCGGGGCATCGTCCAGGAGGCGCGTGCGGTGGCGCGGGCCTGGCGGACTAACGACGAATGGTCGGGTTTGCTCCGCGCCTTGAGCGGGCGTCATATTGCGGCGCGCCTGGGCGGGGACCCGATCCGCACCCCGGACGTGCTGCCTTCTGGGTCCAGTTTGTACCAGTTTGATCCGCGCCAGGTGCCCTCGCCCTTGGCACGCCGCCGCGGCGAGCAGATGGCCCAGCAGCTTAAGGAGGCGTACGCCCGCGAGCATGAGGGTCAGGCCCCGCGGGTGGCCAGCATCGTGCTCTGGGGTTTGGAGACCACGCGCACGCATGGCGAGACGTACGCGCAGATCATGTCTTTGATCGGGGTGCGACCGGTGGCACACGCGCGGCCGGGCCGGCGGCGCTGGGAGGTAATTCCCACCGAGGAGCTCGAGGGGCCGCGCTGCGACGTGGTGGTGACCATTTCGGGGTTTTTCCGCGACCTGTTCCCCATCTTGATCGACGAGCTCGACGATATGTTCGCTGCCGTCTCTGCCCTCGACGAGCCGGCCGAGGTCAACCCGATCGCTGCGCGTACGCGCGCCACGCATGAGCAGATGGTGGCGGCCGGGTTCAGCACGAACGAGGCTGAGGAGTTGGCGCACGTGCGCCTGTTTGGCCCCAAGCCGGGGCTGTACTCGGGCGGGCTAACCGGCGTGGTAGAAGACGGCGCGTGGGAGACGCGCCAGGATCTGGCCGATAGCTTTGTCGCCGGGCTGGAGCACGTGTACTCGAAGGGGCGCCACGGCGAGCGCGTGGGCGAGCTCTACGGCTCGCACTTGGCGCACGTGGACGTGGTCTCTCAGCTGCGGTCGAATAACGAGTACTCGATCGTGGACCTGGACCACTACTTTGAGTTCCTTGACGGGATGAGCGCTGCGGTGACGAGTTCACGCGGCCAGGCGGTGACCACCGTGGTGGCGGACACGACCGGCCGGCGGGTGCAGACTACGAGCGCCTCCGACGCCGCCCGGGCGGGCTTGTACGCGCAGCTGCTCAACCCGGCGTGGCAGGAGGCGATGCTGGATCACGGTCACCAGGGCGTGGGCGAGGTCTACGCGCGCACCACCAATCTGCTTGGGTTGGCGGCGACCACGGCGCAGATGGGCAGTTGGATGTTTGACGCCGTCTTTGACACCTACATCGGCGACGCGGAGATACTCGCCCGGCTGCGGGAGTTGAATCCGCACGCCAGTGCCAGCATCGCGGCACGCCTTGTTGAGGCGGCCCGGCGCGACCTGTGGCAGGCCACCGAGAAGCAGCTCGATGCTCTGGATGCGGCCCAGTTTGAGATCGACACCCAGCTCGAGGGGGCTACCGGCGAAGGCGGGGATTCGTGGGAGCACTAA